One window of Laspinema palackyanum D2c genomic DNA carries:
- a CDS encoding redoxin domain-containing protein yields MSIESVHLSIGDRIPAFNLPSQTGEVKEIANFLGKPMIICFFPSAIRMDCTTLLSGLQQVQSQYRQFGLKCVAIGPDSVELHQAIATQYGLTFPILSDGDRQVSSAYNVTGETNLYGTTSLTSTYTTFITDRNYRVIKIYPNFDPFTHAQQLLTDVKPLLFSEEPRQILQQAPVLLIPNVLDPELCQQLIELWHTDNGESGFMRQVDGKTVALMDNKHKIRRDHFIQPSPLKERIKYLLGSRVTPEIWKAHHFHATRIEDFRIVCYDSSKGGFFRPHRDNTTPGTAHRVFAMTINLNAGEYEGGCLRFPEYGPHLYRPNTGSAVIFSCSLLHEATDVIGGRRFALLSFLYGEEEARHRAAYQQATQQSAVSV; encoded by the coding sequence ATGAGCATTGAATCGGTTCATTTATCAATTGGCGATCGCATTCCCGCCTTCAATTTGCCATCCCAAACTGGGGAGGTGAAGGAAATCGCTAATTTCCTGGGAAAACCGATGATTATTTGCTTTTTCCCCAGTGCGATTCGTATGGATTGTACTACACTTCTATCGGGATTGCAGCAGGTGCAATCCCAATATCGTCAATTCGGTCTAAAATGCGTGGCGATCGGTCCAGATTCCGTAGAGTTACATCAGGCGATCGCCACTCAATATGGATTAACGTTTCCGATTCTTTCGGATGGCGATCGGCAAGTTAGCAGCGCTTATAATGTAACCGGAGAAACTAACCTCTATGGAACCACCTCTTTAACCTCCACCTATACGACTTTCATCACCGACAGGAACTATCGCGTGATTAAAATTTATCCCAACTTCGACCCCTTTACTCACGCTCAACAGTTACTAACTGATGTTAAACCTTTACTTTTCAGTGAAGAACCACGCCAAATTTTACAACAAGCGCCGGTTTTACTCATTCCCAATGTTTTAGACCCCGAATTATGCCAGCAACTCATTGAACTCTGGCATACCGACAATGGGGAATCTGGTTTTATGCGGCAAGTCGATGGAAAAACCGTTGCCTTAATGGATAACAAACACAAAATTAGGCGCGACCATTTTATCCAACCCAGTCCACTCAAAGAGCGGATCAAATATCTTTTAGGGAGTCGAGTTACCCCCGAAATATGGAAAGCACATCACTTTCATGCCACCCGCATCGAAGATTTTCGGATTGTTTGCTATGACAGCAGCAAAGGTGGGTTTTTCCGACCGCACCGCGATAATACCACTCCTGGAACTGCACATCGCGTCTTTGCCATGACTATTAATCTCAATGCGGGAGAATATGAAGGCGGTTGTCTACGTTTTCCCGAATATGGTCCCCATTTATATCGTCCCAACACCGGCAGCGCGGTGATATTTTCCTGTAGTTTACTCCACGAAGCAACCGATGTCATCGGCGGACGACGCTTTGCTTTATTAAGCTTTTTATATGGGGAAGAAGAAGCACGCCATCGCGCTGCTTATCAACAAGCGACTCAACAAAGTGCAGTCTCTGTCTAA
- a CDS encoding DUF309 domain-containing protein: MTEAIPEEFWQAVDQFNAQDFYACHDTLEALWMDAVEPDKKFYQGVLQIAVSLYHLGNLNWRGAAILLGEGMNKLGYYSPDYYNIDIDKLITESQQILVNLQESGPDNVAEFAQQLFTSDGLKEGDEIARLQVPKLVKII, translated from the coding sequence ATGACAGAGGCGATTCCTGAAGAGTTTTGGCAAGCTGTAGACCAGTTTAATGCTCAAGATTTTTATGCCTGCCACGACACCTTAGAAGCGTTATGGATGGATGCAGTAGAACCGGACAAAAAATTTTATCAAGGGGTTCTACAGATTGCCGTATCGCTTTATCATCTAGGGAATTTGAACTGGCGAGGCGCAGCGATTTTATTGGGAGAAGGAATGAACAAATTGGGATATTATTCTCCAGATTATTATAACATAGATATCGATAAATTAATCACAGAAAGTCAACAAATTTTAGTAAATTTGCAGGAGTCAGGTCCTGACAATGTGGCGGAGTTCGCACAGCAGTTATTTACTTCGGACGGCCTAAAAGAAGGGGATGAAATCGCCAGATTGCAAGTCCCTAAACTGGTGAAAATTATCTAA